A DNA window from Acetobacter aceti NBRC 14818 contains the following coding sequences:
- the galE gene encoding UDP-glucose 4-epimerase GalE has translation MKNRFLVTGGAGYVGSHMVLALLDAGHEVTVFDSLRTGHRAAVPDGARFIEGDLADLPLLDKVLADGPWDCVFHFAALSLVGESMQKPMMYMSANGGLGFGLIDACVRHGVKKFVFSSTAALFGSAGDKLIDEDTPVHPGSAYGESKRVVELALYWADRIHGLRSACLRYFNAAGCDPQGRAGEDHRPETHLMPLVIDAALGRRDALTLFGEDYPTPDGSCVRDYIHVTDLAQAHLAVLPLLDEKSVTFNVGTGKGNSNLEVIQAVERVSGKPVPWKAGPRRAGDPPMLVASPARIMKETGWKPRFTDLNETVRTALEWRVAHPHGYAD, from the coding sequence ATGAAAAATCGATTTCTTGTGACAGGTGGAGCAGGCTACGTTGGTAGTCACATGGTGCTGGCGCTGCTTGATGCGGGCCACGAAGTCACGGTTTTTGACAGTCTGAGAACGGGTCACCGGGCGGCTGTTCCGGATGGAGCGCGTTTTATTGAAGGTGACCTCGCGGATCTGCCACTGCTCGACAAGGTGCTGGCAGACGGCCCGTGGGACTGCGTCTTTCACTTTGCTGCGCTTTCTCTGGTGGGAGAAAGCATGCAGAAGCCCATGATGTATATGTCGGCCAATGGTGGGCTGGGGTTTGGCCTGATTGACGCCTGTGTGCGTCACGGTGTGAAAAAGTTCGTGTTTTCCTCGACAGCCGCGCTGTTTGGTTCAGCGGGCGACAAGCTGATCGACGAGGATACGCCTGTGCATCCGGGGTCAGCCTATGGCGAAAGCAAGCGGGTTGTGGAGCTGGCACTCTACTGGGCCGACAGAATTCACGGCCTGCGCAGCGCATGCCTGCGTTATTTCAATGCGGCAGGGTGTGACCCGCAGGGGCGGGCAGGTGAGGACCACCGGCCGGAAACGCATCTCATGCCGTTGGTGATCGACGCTGCCTTGGGACGCCGCGATGCTCTGACGCTGTTCGGAGAAGATTATCCGACGCCAGACGGGAGCTGTGTGCGTGATTATATCCACGTCACCGATCTGGCTCAGGCGCATCTTGCCGTTCTGCCACTGCTTGATGAGAAAAGCGTTACGTTCAACGTGGGCACCGGCAAGGGGAACTCAAATCTGGAGGTGATCCAGGCTGTGGAGCGTGTCAGCGGCAAACCTGTTCCCTGGAAAGCTGGTCCGCGTCGTGCCGGTGATCCGCCGATGCTTGTGGCCAGTCCCGCGCGCATCATGAAGGAAACCGGCTGGAAGCCACGCTTTACAGACCTGAATGAAACAGTCCGGACCGCTCTGGAGTGGCGTGTCGCTCATCCTCACGGCTATGCGGACTGA
- a CDS encoding cytidine deaminase, with protein sequence MTSASQQTDVKLIEAASAVRERAYAPYSGFKVGAALRCDDGQVHVGCNVENAAYPEGICAEGGAIAAMVAAGGRKIVEIVVCGGGSGPCTPCGGCRQKLREFGAPGMRVYMTDPAGQVLLVKTLSELLPDSFGPESLD encoded by the coding sequence GTGACCTCCGCCAGCCAACAGACCGATGTAAAGCTGATCGAAGCCGCTTCCGCCGTTCGGGAGCGTGCCTACGCTCCCTATTCCGGCTTTAAAGTTGGAGCAGCGTTACGTTGCGACGACGGTCAGGTTCATGTCGGGTGCAACGTCGAAAATGCGGCTTATCCTGAGGGGATCTGTGCGGAAGGCGGTGCTATCGCGGCAATGGTGGCTGCTGGCGGTCGAAAGATCGTGGAGATCGTCGTATGTGGTGGTGGAAGCGGTCCCTGCACTCCATGCGGTGGGTGCCGACAGAAGCTGCGTGAGTTCGGTGCTCCCGGAATGCGGGTCTACATGACTGATCCGGCAGGGCAGGTGCTGCTGGTGAAGACACTCAGTGAACTTCTGCCTGACAGCTTCGGTCCGGAAAGTCTGGATTGA
- a CDS encoding trypsin-like serine peptidase — MASLPWSAIGRVQTELGSRCTGFLVAPTVVETAAHCLFLPKTGRYIQPHDVHFLRAYSKGQYAAHARAIRLLVPPEYDPRNESRTAAFDRATLFLDTPVATMKDVLAVSDRLPPPGTDVVLGGYEQDFSEIVRSDMGCRTGALMVDGGGKPLVTHDCSATRGSSGAPLLSFQDGRWTALGVQVLANYGVGGAAAPLLTLVVEDSDRR, encoded by the coding sequence ATGGCCTCGTTGCCGTGGAGCGCTATTGGCCGGGTTCAGACGGAACTGGGTAGCCGCTGCACAGGTTTTCTGGTTGCGCCGACTGTCGTTGAAACGGCGGCTCACTGCCTGTTCCTGCCCAAAACGGGCCGATACATTCAGCCGCACGATGTTCACTTTCTGCGGGCCTACAGCAAAGGCCAGTATGCCGCTCATGCACGCGCGATTCGACTGCTGGTGCCACCAGAATATGACCCTCGCAACGAATCCCGCACAGCAGCCTTTGACCGGGCGACCCTGTTTCTGGATACGCCTGTAGCGACCATGAAAGATGTGCTTGCCGTCTCGGATCGCCTGCCACCACCGGGAACTGACGTGGTGCTGGGAGGCTATGAGCAGGATTTCAGTGAAATTGTGCGTTCCGACATGGGGTGCCGGACAGGTGCGCTCATGGTGGATGGAGGCGGTAAACCTCTGGTTACGCATGACTGTTCCGCCACCCGAGGAAGCAGTGGCGCGCCGCTACTCAGTTTTCAGGATGGGCGGTGGACTGCTCTTGGCGTGCAGGTTCTGGCCAATTACGGGGTGGGCGGTGCGGCGGCACCGTTGTTGACTCTGGTGGTGGAAGACAGCGACCGCAGATGA
- a CDS encoding acetate uptake transporter: MGRLANPGPLGLAGFGMTTILLNVCNAGFVPLNSSVLAMGLAFGGFAQMCAGLLEYPKGNTFGLTAFTSYGAFWISLVLLIFLPKFGLVAPATPGAMAAYLGTWGIFTAFMFVGTLKANRVLQFIFGSLTVLFALLVAGEATGNATITHFAGFEGLICGASALYLAMAEVLEEQFGHPILPTGAQHQTIVAANPVHSVRVAAE, from the coding sequence ATGGGTCGTCTAGCCAATCCTGGCCCTCTCGGTCTCGCCGGTTTCGGAATGACCACAATTCTGCTCAATGTCTGTAATGCCGGTTTTGTGCCGCTGAATTCTTCAGTGCTGGCCATGGGACTGGCTTTTGGCGGCTTCGCCCAGATGTGCGCGGGACTGCTGGAATATCCCAAGGGCAATACATTCGGTCTTACCGCCTTCACATCCTATGGGGCGTTCTGGATCTCTCTGGTGCTGCTGATCTTCCTGCCGAAATTCGGTCTTGTCGCACCCGCGACACCCGGTGCGATGGCAGCCTATCTCGGTACGTGGGGCATTTTCACGGCTTTCATGTTTGTTGGCACACTGAAAGCAAATCGCGTTCTGCAGTTCATCTTTGGCTCACTGACTGTGCTGTTCGCCCTGCTGGTCGCCGGTGAAGCGACAGGCAATGCGACCATCACGCATTTCGCTGGTTTTGAAGGCCTGATCTGCGGTGCCTCTGCCCTGTATCTCGCCATGGCGGAAGTGCTGGAGGAGCAGTTCGGTCACCCGATCCTGCCAACCGGCGCACAGCATCAGACGATTGTTGCCGCCAACCCTGTGCATTCGGTGAGAGTGGCTGCTGAATAA
- a CDS encoding VOC family protein, translating into MVKMIHSMIRVRDEKASLAFYEKAFGLHVADRFVFDSFTLIYLSNDEQTFELELTVNHDRDRPYDRGDGYGHLAVSVGDIQAEHARFEKEGLKPEPVKELKNEGRLIGQFFFVADPDGYRIEVLQRGAPGRFV; encoded by the coding sequence ATGGTAAAGATGATCCATTCCATGATCCGGGTCAGGGACGAAAAGGCGTCACTGGCATTTTATGAAAAGGCCTTTGGTCTGCATGTTGCGGATCGATTTGTGTTCGACAGTTTCACGCTGATCTATCTGTCAAACGACGAGCAGACATTTGAGCTGGAACTGACCGTCAATCATGACCGCGATCGTCCTTATGATCGTGGCGATGGATACGGACATCTCGCTGTTTCGGTTGGCGATATCCAGGCCGAACATGCACGATTTGAAAAGGAAGGTCTGAAGCCGGAGCCGGTCAAGGAACTGAAAAATGAAGGTCGTCTGATCGGGCAGTTCTTCTTTGTCGCTGACCCGGATGGGTATCGGATCGAAGTGCTGCAACGCGGCGCGCCGGGACGATTTGTGTAA
- a CDS encoding ABC transporter ATP-binding protein yields MTHEPSRVSNDSEITVPDTDLPQYAGHPVRFLMRYARNRAFPHVMVFGFVGLAVSCAVFSSSSIRHLVDTMNQHKAGTSVQPVWIAVIWLAGIIAVDNLSWRVAGWYAAKTFVAVTGDVRRDLFRYLTGHSTGYFSDRMPAALAARISTAGNASFTLESLLAWNILPPCLNVLLSIGLMISVSPLMGSVITALAFTLAALMFRMARGGKKLHSSYAGSAANIDGEMQDVVGNLPLVRTFGMLGFERTRLAGLLDSEMAVRGVSLRNMEILRLVHAVLTAVLTAGLLVWIVWLWQVGAATVGDVVMVVSLGFMILHGTRDLAVALVETVQHTARLGETLSTILIPHEMHDRADARDFPTPPKGEVSFQDVVFHYPTGPNVLEHFNLHVAPGTRVGLVGRSGSGKSTVLALLQRQRYVQDGAVMIDGVNILDLSEKALRGCMSVVPQDVSLLRRSVMDNIRYGTPGASDDDVRAAADAAECTDFIMALPEGFATEVGDRGVKLSGGQRQRLAIARAFLRNAPILILDEATSALDSESEHHIQEALHRLMQGRTVIAVAHRLSTLKDFDRIVVMQKGKIVEDGSPSELERRDGPYREFLELQAFDIPDL; encoded by the coding sequence ATGACGCATGAGCCGAGCCGCGTGAGTAACGACAGCGAGATCACTGTCCCCGATACAGATCTTCCGCAATATGCTGGTCATCCCGTGCGTTTTCTCATGCGCTATGCACGAAACCGCGCCTTTCCGCATGTCATGGTGTTTGGCTTTGTAGGCCTTGCCGTTTCCTGCGCCGTCTTCTCCTCTTCATCCATCAGACATCTGGTGGATACGATGAACCAGCATAAGGCCGGCACTTCCGTGCAGCCGGTCTGGATTGCCGTCATCTGGCTGGCTGGCATCATCGCCGTGGATAATCTGTCCTGGCGTGTTGCAGGCTGGTACGCGGCCAAGACGTTTGTGGCTGTTACAGGCGATGTACGCCGAGATCTGTTCCGTTACCTCACCGGTCACTCCACGGGTTATTTCTCCGACCGTATGCCGGCGGCTCTGGCGGCACGCATTTCCACTGCGGGCAACGCCTCCTTCACGCTGGAAAGCCTGCTGGCATGGAACATCCTGCCGCCGTGCCTGAACGTGTTGCTCTCGATCGGCCTGATGATCAGCGTCAGCCCCCTGATGGGCAGCGTCATCACCGCCCTCGCCTTCACGCTGGCCGCCCTGATGTTCCGCATGGCGCGGGGTGGCAAGAAGCTGCACTCGTCCTATGCCGGGTCGGCAGCCAATATTGACGGGGAAATGCAGGACGTGGTCGGCAATCTGCCGCTGGTCCGCACCTTCGGTATGCTCGGATTTGAGCGAACGCGACTTGCCGGACTACTCGATAGCGAAATGGCGGTGCGTGGCGTTTCCCTGCGCAACATGGAAATTCTGCGCCTCGTCCATGCAGTCCTGACGGCCGTCCTGACCGCAGGCCTGCTCGTCTGGATTGTCTGGCTCTGGCAAGTCGGTGCCGCAACGGTTGGCGATGTGGTCATGGTAGTCAGTCTCGGCTTCATGATCCTGCACGGCACCCGCGATCTGGCCGTAGCGCTCGTGGAGACCGTGCAGCACACGGCCCGGCTGGGAGAGACGCTTTCAACAATCCTCATTCCCCATGAAATGCACGACCGGGCCGACGCCCGGGACTTCCCCACTCCCCCCAAGGGCGAAGTGTCCTTTCAGGATGTCGTGTTTCATTACCCGACCGGCCCCAATGTGCTGGAACATTTCAATCTGCATGTTGCGCCCGGCACGCGTGTCGGCCTTGTCGGACGTTCCGGCTCCGGCAAAAGCACGGTTCTCGCGCTGCTTCAGCGACAGCGTTATGTGCAGGATGGCGCTGTCATGATCGATGGCGTGAATATCCTTGATCTGTCAGAAAAAGCCCTGCGAGGCTGCATGTCCGTCGTGCCGCAGGATGTCTCCCTGCTGCGCCGGTCCGTCATGGACAATATCCGCTATGGCACACCCGGTGCTTCTGACGATGATGTCCGGGCGGCAGCAGACGCCGCAGAATGCACTGATTTCATCATGGCGCTGCCGGAAGGTTTTGCGACAGAAGTCGGTGATCGTGGCGTGAAATTGTCGGGAGGACAGCGTCAGCGTCTCGCCATTGCCCGCGCTTTCCTGCGTAACGCCCCGATCCTGATTCTTGACGAAGCGACCAGTGCTCTCGACAGCGAAAGCGAGCATCACATTCAGGAAGCCCTGCACCGGCTGATGCAGGGGCGCACCGTCATCGCCGTTGCACATCGTCTGTCCACACTGAAGGATTTTGACCGCATTGTCGTGATGCAGAAAGGCAAGATCGTGGAAGATGGTTCTCCTTCAGAGCTTGAGCGCCGTGACGGTCCCTACCGCGAGTTTCTGGAATTGCAGGCTTTCGACATTCCGGACCTTTGA
- a CDS encoding glycosyltransferase family 4 protein encodes MRIAQIAPLHEAVPPKLYGGTERVVAFLTDELVKMGHDVTLFASGDSVTSATLDAVWPRALRLDPAIRDPIAPHMLLMERAAQRADDFDILHFHMDYWPFTYFSRQKTPFVTTMHGRLDLMELQPVFDAFPQVPIVSISDSQRRPLPQARYAGTVLHGLPEHLLTPQPGPRDYLAFLGRICPEKGIDKAIRIARAVGMPLKIAAKVDKVDVEYFERDILPMLGDGVELVGEINDTQKSAFLSGARALLMPIDWPEPFGLVMIEAMACGTPVIAFRHGSVPEVIEDGVTGAIVTNEKEAIAAYSRVEKLDPASIRREFEKRFTARRMAEDYLAIYQTLIEERTGKTSRQ; translated from the coding sequence ATGCGTATCGCCCAGATTGCCCCGCTCCACGAAGCCGTTCCGCCCAAGCTCTATGGTGGCACGGAGCGGGTGGTAGCCTTCCTTACCGACGAACTGGTCAAAATGGGGCATGATGTCACCCTGTTCGCCAGCGGTGACAGTGTGACATCCGCAACGCTGGATGCGGTGTGGCCCCGGGCGTTGCGACTTGATCCGGCCATCCGTGATCCGATTGCGCCGCACATGCTGCTCATGGAACGCGCCGCACAGCGCGCCGATGATTTCGATATCCTGCATTTCCATATGGATTACTGGCCGTTTACCTATTTCAGCCGTCAGAAAACGCCCTTTGTGACGACCATGCACGGGCGGCTTGATCTGATGGAACTCCAGCCGGTTTTCGATGCCTTTCCACAGGTGCCGATCGTCTCCATTTCCGACAGCCAGCGTCGCCCGCTACCGCAGGCGCGTTACGCCGGAACCGTCCTGCACGGATTGCCTGAACATCTGCTGACTCCACAGCCTGGACCCAGAGATTACCTAGCTTTTCTGGGACGTATCTGTCCCGAAAAAGGGATCGATAAAGCCATTCGCATCGCCCGCGCTGTCGGTATGCCGCTGAAAATTGCGGCCAAGGTGGACAAGGTCGATGTCGAGTATTTCGAGCGTGATATTCTACCGATGCTTGGAGATGGCGTCGAACTGGTCGGCGAGATCAATGATACGCAGAAATCGGCTTTTCTTTCCGGCGCGCGCGCCCTGCTGATGCCGATCGATTGGCCGGAGCCCTTCGGGCTGGTCATGATCGAGGCCATGGCCTGCGGTACGCCGGTGATTGCTTTCCGTCATGGCTCCGTGCCGGAGGTCATTGAAGATGGTGTCACGGGCGCTATCGTCACCAATGAGAAGGAGGCGATTGCGGCGTATTCCCGTGTCGAAAAACTCGACCCCGCCAGTATTCGACGTGAATTCGAGAAACGCTTCACAGCGCGTCGCATGGCGGAGGATTATCTGGCCATTTACCAGACACTGATTGAGGAACGGACTGGAAAGACCAGTCGTCAATGA
- a CDS encoding secondary thiamine-phosphate synthase enzyme YjbQ, with protein MKQHTHRLTFRTQGKGLVPITQPVLDWVRETGVFTGLLTLWCPHTSCSLTVQENADSTVRADIATFFETLVPEENGRYRHSTEGADDMPAHLRTMLTQSGLSIPIIDSEPALGIWQGLYLFEHRRAPHQREVVLHLFGT; from the coding sequence ATGAAACAGCATACCCATCGCCTGACGTTCAGAACGCAGGGCAAGGGACTTGTTCCCATTACCCAGCCCGTTCTGGACTGGGTGCGCGAGACAGGCGTGTTCACAGGACTACTGACGCTCTGGTGTCCGCATACATCCTGCTCTCTGACCGTGCAGGAAAATGCTGATTCCACTGTACGCGCCGATATCGCCACGTTTTTCGAAACGCTCGTTCCGGAAGAAAACGGCCGGTACCGACATTCCACGGAAGGGGCTGACGACATGCCTGCCCATCTGCGGACAATGCTGACGCAATCCGGCCTCAGTATTCCAATCATTGATTCCGAGCCGGCTCTGGGTATCTGGCAGGGCCTTTACCTTTTCGAGCACCGGCGTGCGCCGCACCAAAGGGAAGTTGTGCTGCACCTTTTCGGAACCTGA
- a CDS encoding carbohydrate porin yields the protein MLFHGLSPSQAGRMVRVRKTCSSCWRVCGLIVGTAFLLSTETARAAESLDWLADPGGWSGLKKQWQKAGVDVSIEDVEELWSIPTGGALPSQHYVGLTDVDVVLDLARLGGSSERDGAWGKFEVSALDLRGKPFSNYPLYAFNQTSSSEADPNLRLYELAYNWTSAGGHIDTRIGKLDLSQDFMVSTTAQTFLNASFGWPMLPSNNLYGQGPASPVATPAVRLRYVFSKGWQAQIAVADDNGTGAKSFINNTDPWNQNQDPGGTHFNFKTGTFVIGEVAHNVNHDGKTGTYKAGFYVDTGRFPLQANQDVSRRGNWEVYMVMDHTLLKNRGAGELRGFVRWEYTGLADRNQISSSLDAGLVLDGPFHRSGDNVGIGFGYAAPSHYLMLQRPDGSERHHGNEYHLELTYAAQVLPWLVVQPDVQGLINPSGGAYDSGKKVKDALIFGLHMDASF from the coding sequence ATGCTGTTTCATGGTCTGTCTCCCAGTCAGGCCGGTCGGATGGTGAGGGTCAGAAAGACCTGTTCATCCTGCTGGCGGGTCTGTGGGTTGATTGTCGGAACGGCTTTCCTTTTGTCCACCGAGACGGCCCGTGCAGCGGAAAGTCTGGACTGGCTTGCAGATCCCGGTGGCTGGAGTGGTCTGAAGAAACAATGGCAGAAAGCCGGTGTCGATGTCAGTATCGAGGATGTCGAGGAACTCTGGTCCATTCCGACTGGTGGGGCCTTGCCGTCCCAGCACTATGTCGGCCTGACGGATGTCGATGTCGTGCTTGATCTTGCAAGACTGGGTGGTAGCAGCGAACGTGACGGAGCCTGGGGCAAATTCGAGGTTAGCGCTCTTGATCTCAGAGGAAAGCCTTTCAGTAACTATCCTCTGTATGCGTTCAATCAGACATCATCCAGCGAGGCCGATCCGAACCTGCGGCTGTATGAACTGGCCTACAACTGGACCAGTGCAGGCGGACATATCGACACGCGGATCGGCAAGCTCGACCTGAGTCAGGACTTCATGGTCAGCACGACGGCGCAGACTTTCCTGAACGCGTCGTTCGGCTGGCCGATGCTGCCGAGCAACAACCTCTACGGACAGGGACCGGCTTCTCCCGTCGCCACGCCGGCGGTCCGTCTGCGTTACGTCTTCTCGAAGGGGTGGCAGGCACAGATCGCCGTGGCGGATGATAACGGCACCGGGGCAAAGTCTTTCATCAACAATACCGACCCATGGAACCAGAATCAGGATCCGGGCGGCACACATTTCAATTTCAAGACCGGCACGTTCGTGATTGGCGAAGTTGCGCATAACGTCAATCACGATGGGAAGACGGGAACATACAAGGCCGGTTTCTACGTCGATACCGGGCGTTTCCCGTTGCAGGCCAATCAGGATGTCAGTCGCCGTGGCAACTGGGAAGTCTATATGGTCATGGACCATACGCTCCTGAAGAATAGAGGAGCAGGCGAACTGCGCGGGTTCGTGCGGTGGGAATATACGGGGCTGGCTGACCGCAACCAGATTTCCTCTTCACTGGATGCGGGTCTCGTTCTCGACGGTCCTTTTCATCGTTCCGGCGACAATGTGGGAATTGGCTTTGGTTACGCGGCTCCCAGCCATTACCTGATGCTCCAGCGTCCGGATGGCTCGGAGCGGCATCATGGCAATGAATACCATCTCGAATTGACCTACGCTGCTCAGGTTCTGCCATGGCTGGTGGTGCAGCCGGATGTGCAGGGACTGATCAATCCCAGCGGTGGTGCCTATGATTCAGGAAAAAAAGTGAAAGACGCGCTGATTTTCGGTCTGCATATGGATGCGTCTTTCTGA
- the panS gene encoding ketopantoate/pantoate/pantothenate transporter PanS: MITRLFPVWAVLFSYAALVWPTVFTSYGWAVTSLLAFIMVTMGVTLTPSDFLRIARKPKAVIAGIGLHYLVMPLAAWLIATMLSMPEDLKTGMVLVGCVASGTASNVIIYLAGGDVALSVSISMVSTLVGIVATPLLTRLYLSADVAVDSWGLFRSLLMIVALPLVGGLAINTFFHKAVRRIEPALPVVAMLSILLIIASIVASVKPSLAAVGPLVLVGVILHNATGLLGGYWGGRLLGFDEAVCRTLAIEVGMQNSGLAATLGRLYFAPLAALPGVIFSIWHNISGSILAGYWNAHPARKRTESD, encoded by the coding sequence ATGATTACGCGCCTCTTTCCTGTCTGGGCCGTGCTGTTTTCCTATGCGGCGCTTGTCTGGCCGACAGTTTTTACGTCGTATGGCTGGGCCGTGACCTCTTTGCTGGCCTTCATCATGGTCACGATGGGCGTAACGCTCACGCCCAGCGACTTCCTCCGCATTGCCCGCAAGCCCAAGGCGGTCATTGCCGGGATCGGGCTGCATTACCTCGTGATGCCGTTGGCCGCGTGGCTGATCGCGACGATGCTGTCCATGCCGGAAGATCTGAAAACCGGCATGGTTCTGGTCGGCTGCGTCGCCAGTGGCACGGCGTCCAACGTCATCATCTATCTGGCGGGTGGCGATGTGGCGCTGTCTGTCAGTATCAGCATGGTCTCGACGCTGGTCGGGATTGTCGCAACGCCGCTGCTGACGCGCCTGTATCTGTCAGCGGATGTGGCCGTTGACAGTTGGGGACTGTTTCGCAGTCTGCTGATGATTGTGGCTCTTCCGCTTGTCGGTGGACTGGCGATCAATACATTCTTTCACAAGGCGGTTCGGCGGATTGAACCGGCTCTGCCAGTCGTGGCCATGCTGTCGATCCTGCTTATCATTGCAAGCATTGTCGCCAGCGTGAAACCGTCGCTGGCAGCGGTTGGTCCGCTCGTGCTGGTCGGTGTCATCCTCCACAATGCGACCGGTCTGCTCGGTGGCTACTGGGGCGGGCGTCTGCTGGGGTTCGATGAGGCGGTCTGCCGGACGCTGGCCATTGAGGTGGGGATGCAGAATTCCGGCCTCGCGGCGACGCTGGGGCGACTTTACTTTGCGCCGCTCGCGGCCTTGCCGGGCGTAATCTTTTCAATCTGGCATAATATTTCCGGCTCCATTCTGGCTGGCTACTGGAATGCGCATCCGGCCAGAAAAAGGACAGAAAGCGACTGA
- a CDS encoding NADPH-dependent F420 reductase: MIPIMKRRHVLLAGLTVLSDLATTGKPVRAADALPTIGIIGAGHVASTLGGLWIKAGYQVMFSAQNIRNAKELAASLGPNASAGTPEEAARFGTVVLLAVPYRAIPDVGQKLAPLLQGKTVLDATNFYPFRDGSIASIADRDGAGLTTQRYFPGAHIVRGFSSIDMSVLASEAGREPPRLAIPVAGDDAISVQRVEDLVKAAGFDPVVTGPLSSSVLFQPGHPGFEMQTDAAGLKSGLGLR, from the coding sequence ATGATACCGATCATGAAAAGACGTCACGTTCTTCTGGCTGGCCTGACAGTGCTATCCGATCTCGCCACGACCGGAAAACCTGTCCGTGCAGCAGATGCTCTCCCGACAATCGGCATTATTGGAGCGGGGCATGTAGCGAGCACACTCGGTGGTTTGTGGATCAAGGCTGGCTATCAGGTGATGTTTTCAGCTCAGAATATACGTAACGCGAAAGAACTGGCCGCCAGCCTTGGACCGAACGCCTCCGCTGGCACGCCCGAAGAAGCCGCCCGATTTGGAACGGTCGTGCTGCTTGCGGTTCCCTATCGCGCCATCCCGGATGTCGGACAAAAACTGGCCCCTCTGCTCCAAGGCAAGACCGTTCTGGACGCCACCAATTTCTATCCGTTCCGTGACGGTTCTATCGCTTCCATTGCCGACCGGGATGGTGCGGGCCTGACAACCCAGCGCTATTTCCCCGGCGCGCATATCGTTCGCGGTTTCAGTTCCATCGACATGAGCGTTCTGGCGTCCGAGGCAGGCAGGGAGCCTCCCCGACTAGCCATCCCGGTGGCCGGAGATGACGCGATCTCCGTGCAGCGTGTGGAAGATCTTGTGAAAGCTGCGGGTTTTGATCCCGTCGTGACTGGGCCCCTCTCATCGTCCGTGCTTTTTCAGCCCGGCCATCCCGGATTTGAAATGCAGACAGATGCGGCAGGTCTGAAATCAGGGCTCGGCCTGCGCTAA
- a CDS encoding cupin, which translates to MERRVFNSILAGMGLSLGKGGVRSAAAATPVRTESFLLQKNDWVPNNQKLPVVLYRNALSIDGPDPAANFENLFQQNGWPPQWRNGVYSFHHYHTEGHEVLGFAGGSAHLMLGGPNGRQVKVRAGDIALLPAGTGHMKLSSDDDFLVVGAYPPEQSFDIVRQAPTPEQLSRLTTLPFPQSDPVFGLKNTKNG; encoded by the coding sequence ATGGAACGGCGTGTCTTCAATTCCATTCTGGCGGGAATGGGACTTTCCTTGGGGAAAGGTGGCGTGCGGTCAGCGGCAGCCGCCACACCTGTCAGAACCGAAAGTTTTCTGCTTCAGAAAAATGACTGGGTTCCGAACAACCAGAAACTGCCGGTCGTTCTCTATCGCAACGCCCTTTCCATCGACGGACCAGACCCTGCCGCAAACTTTGAAAATCTGTTCCAGCAGAACGGTTGGCCGCCCCAATGGCGCAATGGGGTCTATTCCTTTCACCACTATCATACAGAAGGGCATGAAGTGCTCGGTTTTGCAGGTGGCTCGGCGCATTTGATGCTTGGTGGCCCCAATGGGCGACAGGTCAAAGTCCGTGCCGGCGATATTGCCCTGCTACCAGCAGGAACCGGCCACATGAAGCTGTCTTCAGACGATGATTTTTTGGTGGTCGGCGCTTATCCCCCCGAACAAAGCTTCGACATTGTCCGGCAGGCGCCTACGCCTGAACAGCTCAGTCGCCTGACTACCCTGCCTTTTCCTCAGTCGGATCCTGTTTTCGGTCTCAAAAACACGAAGAACGGATAA